The following proteins come from a genomic window of Triticum aestivum cultivar Chinese Spring chromosome 6A, IWGSC CS RefSeq v2.1, whole genome shotgun sequence:
- the LOC123130894 gene encoding putative disease resistance protein RGA3, with the protein MDLAISAVTGDLASRFISFLMNKYTDHVCSEEKAERLQQLLWRVHTVVEEADGRCITNSCMLMQLKQLSSAMYQGYHVLDNVRYKQHKEASKDLVSDSSTSSDYIIPFKRARTAYSSTNKASNSGLQSALENLEGAVTDMVEFVVLLGGCERISRRPYDAYLQVDNFMFGRHVEKQKIINFLLQENIPGPPAVLPVVGGRGVGKKTLVAHVCRYDRVRSHFAVILHLNGDGLTRITDHEIPSRRTLVVVEFASDVDDDDWKIFYSSVTCMDRGNKVIILGRNESLKKLGTVQSISLNRLSFEEYRYLLKTLAFGSLKPGDHPWLATIVEEFAVVLEGSLVSANLLGYAVRNNLNAHFWLSTLNKIRITRKMIMSRFGCHPNGLFDQDRPVHFGSHHLLSPAARLIPSASCLDSSLPKVIFGDVLAEPGHIAPTKGDFRLISWESRLPPYTAFVHLSRFVPSCVDDKPEAPLSGRKRLGPSA; encoded by the exons ATGGATCTTGCAATATCTGCCGTTACAGGTGACCTCGCCAGCCGATTCATCTCTTTTCTCATGAACAAATACACGGATCATGTATGCTCAGAGGAGAAGGCGGAGAGGCTACAACAACTCTTGTGGAGAGTTCACACGGTCGTTGAGGAGGCGGACGGACGATGCATCACCAACTCTTGTATGCTCATGCAGTTGAAGCAGCTATCGTCAGCCATGTACCAAGGGTACCATGTGTTGGACAACGTCAGGTACAAGCAACATAAGGAGGCATCCAAGGACTTGGTGAGCGATTCATCTACCTCGTCCGATTATATCATTCCTTTCAAACGTGCTCGGACAGCCTATTCTTCGACAAACAAGGCCTCCAACTCGGGATTACAAAGTGCACTTGAGAATCTGGAAGGTGCTGTTACTGACATGGTGGAGTTTGTTGTGCTTTTGGGCGGATGCGAGCGCATCTCCCGGAGACCGTATGATGCCTATCTTCAGGTCGACAACTTCATGTTTGGTCGGCATGTCGAGAAGCAGAAGATCATCAACTTCTTGCTGCAAGAGAACATACCTGGTCCTCCGGCAGTGCTACCAGTCGTTGGTGGACGTGGAGTTGGGAAGAAAACTCTTGTTGCACATGTATGCag GTATGACAGGGTGCGTTCTCACTTTGCAGTTATTTTGCACCTAAACGGAGACGGTCTTACGAGAATAACAGACCATGAAATTCCGTCAAGGAGGACACTGGTAGTTGTCGAGTTTGCTTCCGATGTAGATGATGATGACTGGAAAATATTTTATTCATCTGTTACGTGCATGGACAGAGGAAACAAAGTGATAATCTTAGGCCGAAATGAAAGCTTGAAGAAACTTGGGACTGTCCAGAGTATATCTCTGAACCGTCTGTCATTCGAGGAGTACAGGTACCTGCTCAAGACGCTCGCATTCGGAAGCCTGAAGCCAGGAGACCATCCGTGGTTAGCAACGATAGTGGAAGAGTTCGCTGTGGTGTTGGAAGGATCACTTGTTTCAGCTAACTTGCTTGGATATGCAGTGAGAAACAATCTAAATGCCCATTTCTGGCTTAGCACATTGAACAAGATCAGAATCACAAGGAAGATGATCATGTCCAGGTTTGGCTGCCATCCAAATGGCCTTTTCGATCAAGACCGTCCGGTGCACTTTGGCTCTCACCACCTCTTGTCTCCTGCTGCTCGCCTTATACCCTCTGCTAGCTGTCTGGATAGTAGTCTACCCAAAGTCATATTCGGGGACGTACTAGCAGAACCAGGCCATATTGCTCCAACGAAGGGAGATTTTAGGCTGATCTCTTGGGAATCAAGGTTACCACCATATACTGCGTTTGTTCATCTGTCTCGCTTTGTTCCAAGTTGTGTGGATGATAAGCCTGAAGCACCCTTGTCAGGGAGGAAGCGTCTGGGGCCATCTGCGTAG